The Camelus bactrianus isolate YW-2024 breed Bactrian camel chromosome 12, ASM4877302v1, whole genome shotgun sequence genome includes a window with the following:
- the PMCH gene encoding pro-MCH, protein MAKMSFSSYILILTFSLLSQGVLLSASKSISNLEDDMVFKALRLGKAFQKEDTAEKSVVVPSLEQYKNDESSFMNDEENKDSKTTGSKHNFLNHGLPLNLAIKPYLALKGSVAFPAENEVQNTESTQEKREIGDEENSAKFPIGRRDFDSE, encoded by the exons ATGGCAAAAATGAGTTTCTCTTCCTACATACTAATActaactttttctttgctttctcaagGCGTCTTACTTTCAGCATCCAAGTCAATAAGTAATTTAGAAGATGACATGGTATTTAAAGCGTTGAGGCTAGGGAAAGCCTTTCAGAAGGAAGATACTGCAGAAAAATCGGTGGTTGTTCCTTCCCTGGAGCAATATAAAAATGATGAGAGCAGTTTTATGAATGATGAGGAGAACAAAGATTCAAAG ACCACAGGTTCCAAACATAATTTCTTAAATCATGGTCTGCCACTGAATCTGGCTATAAAACCTTATCTTGCACTAAAAGGATCTGTAGCTTTTCCAGCTGAGAATGAAGTTCAAAATACTGAATCAAcacaagaaaagagagaaattggGGATGAAGAAAACTCAGCTAAATTTCCTATAGGAAGGAGAGATTTTGACAGTGAgtag